In one Cyclopterus lumpus isolate fCycLum1 chromosome 24, fCycLum1.pri, whole genome shotgun sequence genomic region, the following are encoded:
- the snx9b gene encoding sorting nexin-9b — translation MALKVQVLYDFSAEAGNNELTVKEGETLTVTNQSIGGGWIEAQNSRGEVGLVPEDYIEFGQQSPSFPGTAALTPSVGNVATPDLSIFDSLAPAAAPAPPPAQHQASNGNDPWSVWNTDPSGGSNNNWASNPEGTQTGKTPADPWSSVSQGHPQAYQGPGAEDDEWDDEWDDMKSTGGYAESESGDGGGMQRGGAHAPSMKISLNKFPGFSKPGPELYLLCKQLAKSKERLPIYVGEVGPVWSYPETQLDCVVADPKKGSKMYGLKSYIEYQITPNTTNRPVNHRYKHFDWLYERLLDKFGSAIPIPSLPDKQVTGRFEEEFIKVRMERLQGWMTRMCRHPVLSNSDVFQIFLTYKDEKDWKTGKRKAEKDETVGVMVFSTIEPEAADLDPVEVEQKCEQFSRFTKAMDDGVKEILTVGNEHWKRCTGPLPKEYQRIGKAFQNLSSVFTSSGYQGESTLTDAMTAAGKTYEEIAQMVADQPRKDLHFVMETNNEYKGLLGCFPDTIGYHKAAIEKVKEGDKLVAASKITPQDKVTMAKRVSIMSYALQAEMNHFHSNRIYDYNRVMQLYLEEQVNFYETIAAKLKQAHGQFTTM, via the exons ATGGCGCTAAAG GTACAAGTTTTATATGACTTCTCTGCTGAGGCCGGAAACAACGAGTTGACAGTGAAAGAAGGAGAGACACTTACTGTCACCAATCAG AGTATTGGAGGCGGCTGGATTGAAGCACAGAACTCCAGAGGAGAGGTTGGACTGGTGCCAGAAGACTACATCGAG TTCGGTCAGCAGTCACCATCATTCCCAGGAACTGCAGCCCTTACGCCAAGTGTAGGAAATGTTGCAACTCCAGACCTATCCATCTTTGATTCTTTGgctcctgcagcagcacctgcaccaccacctgcacAACACCAG GCTAGTAACGGTAATGACCCCTGGTCGGTGTGGAACACGGACCCCTCAGGGGGCTCCAACAATAACTGGGCATCCAATCCAGAGGGCACCCAGACTGGGAAGACTCCCGCTGACCCCTGGAGCTCCGTATCCCAGGGCCACCCTCAGGCTTACCAGGGCCCAG GAGCGGAGGACGATGAGTGGGATGATGAGTGGGACGACATGAAGTCCACTGGAGGTTACGCCGAGTCAGAATCTGGAGATGGTGGCGGGATGCAGAGGGGAGGAGCTCATGCGCCTTCAATGAAAATCTCCCTAAACAA GTTTCCTGGGTTCTCCAAGCCTGGTCCAGAGCTCTACCTCTTATGCAAGCAGCTCGCTAAGAGCAAAGAGAGGTTACCAATCTAT GTAGGAGAAGTTGGTCCGGTGTGGTCTTACCCAGAAACTCAGCTCGACTGTGTGGTGGCTGATCCCAAAAAAGGCTCAAAGATGTACGGGCTCAAGAGCTACATCGAGTACCAAATCACACCCAAT ACCACAAACCGACCAGTCAATCACAGATACAAGCACTTTGATTGGCTGTATGAGAGACTTCTAGACAAATTTGGGTCAGCCATCCCCATTCCGTCTCTACCTGACAAGCAGGTGACGG GGCGATTTGAAGAAGAGTTTATTAAGGTGCGTATGGAGCGGCTGCAGGGCTGGATGACCAGGATGTGTAGGCACCCCGTTCTTTCCAACAGCGACGTATTCCAGATTTTCCTCACCTACAAGGATGAGAAG GACTGGAAGACGGGgaagagaaaagcagagaagGACGAGACAGTGGGAGTGATGGTCTTCTCCACAATAGAGCCTGAAGCTGCGGACTTGGATCCTGTGGAAGT GGAGCAGAAATGTGAGCAGTTCAGCAGGTTCACCAAAGCCATGGATGACGGCGTGAAGGAAATCCTCACAGTGGGCAACGAGCACTGGAAGAGATGTACAGGCC CGTTGCCGAAAGAGTACCAGAGAATCGGCAAAGCCTTCCAAAACCTGTCGTCTGTCTTCACCAGTAGTGGATACCAAG GCGAGTCAACCCTGACTGATGCCATGACGGCAGCAGGAAAGACGTATGAAGAAATAGCTCAGATGGTGGCAGATCAG CCCAGGAAAGACCTCCACTTCGTCATGGAGACCAACAATGAATATAAGGGTCTTCTCGGATGCTTCCCTGACACCATCGGATACCATAAG GCAGCAATAGAGAAGGTGAAGGAGGGAGACAAGCTTGTGGCCGCCAGTAAAATTACCCCTCAAGACAAAGTCACTATGGCTAAACGAGTCAGCATAATGTCGTACGCGTTACAAG CTGAGATGAACCACTTCCACAGTAACCGTATCTATGACTACAATAGGGTCATGCAGTTGTACTTGGAAGAGCAAGTCAATTTTTACGAGACG ATTGCTGCAAAGCTGAAACAAGCACACGGGCAGTTCACGACTATGTGA